A portion of the Sulfuricella sp. genome contains these proteins:
- a CDS encoding ankyrin repeat domain-containing protein, giving the protein MSVEILQAIAAGDVNKTLALLRSGADCETRDEAGATLLIQAAAAGNIALVRALIEAGADVNAKDELGWTALMKSCFNDDVDHGFPEIAQALIDAGADVEAQIVYGTRPLMLAAGRGEAGVVDVLLKAGADVLATNEGGRTALMMVKEKFYVEVINQLHEAEMEIKGEGPSCGTKHPPGANVVTFLKPPGH; this is encoded by the coding sequence ATGTCTGTTGAAATTTTACAAGCAATTGCTGCTGGCGATGTGAACAAAACCCTGGCCCTGCTGCGTAGCGGAGCCGATTGCGAGACCCGCGACGAGGCAGGAGCGACCCTGCTGATACAGGCGGCTGCCGCTGGCAACATTGCTCTGGTAAGGGCATTGATTGAAGCCGGAGCAGACGTCAACGCAAAAGACGAACTGGGCTGGACTGCCTTGATGAAGTCCTGTTTCAACGATGACGTTGATCATGGCTTTCCGGAAATCGCCCAGGCCCTGATTGACGCAGGCGCCGACGTCGAGGCCCAGATCGTTTACGGCACCCGCCCCCTGATGCTGGCAGCGGGTCGCGGCGAAGCGGGTGTGGTAGATGTCCTGCTCAAGGCGGGCGCGGATGTGCTGGCTACCAATGAGGGCGGACGAACCGCACTGATGATGGTGAAGGAAAAGTTCTACGTGGAAGTCATCAATCAGCTACATGAAGCCGAAATGGAGATCAAGGGCGAAGGGCCCAGTTGCGGTACCAAACACCCTCCCGGTGCCAATGTGGTTACCTTCCTCAAACCACCTGGTCACTAA